The Nerophis lumbriciformis linkage group LG07, RoL_Nlum_v2.1, whole genome shotgun sequence genome window below encodes:
- the spice1 gene encoding spindle and centriole-associated protein 1 isoform X3 — MSLVRGGGRPQQNKVKKAVVRSKKSNPPKREWLSTVNDLSVHKLSPAELVFSDKLLLQDVLARSDRAMALVQNLFGDAPRRQTGHACVTMVPNSDSPPTRLSLFGESMVEQQALSEQEDNDDTSSATLIQRKMKAKNKVQRQKVCRQRFSSPGSPCMSASAPAQTALNATLAVQRLRSQQNQSQEAMGEPSFLVSQVLNPELSPRQAGSCCTARTRKRVCKTVELNGSSVASLSGEQSSLGLLQTLLGQVEVDLDRLSPDAGPAWNQSQQTTHGFTGFSVALVSTLGRLVHILKKHQDESESAVEERRRLEEKLREQRGLIDALSAESMTLREEATSLQQRTTELERKLESVVSTSQCSDVIATVQQPVGDPPLISLSPVGHRDSWCPLPDTHPGPSHQDANDKLSAQSSSLPSSLSLPSDPLLSLEAMEAEIAKLCRLKDVIKAQLSQARAGGLFDSSGEQRTLSSISASRVTPHSVSNRTTESASTTQHVNQQVASNTLSVQQRLLEVNKQSAAARGRLLELIEQQKQNISTKVSPSDYRIPSSAFSPQPAGDASADQSFLMPAEESLSGADRRPSACEVYSQHYEEAQRDGSTQVDKRRVQEGWFALSAHVRC; from the exons GTCTTTTCTGACAAGCTGCTGCTCCAAGATGTGCTGGCCCGCTCCGACAGAGCTATGGCTTTGGTCCAAAACCTGTTTGGAGATGCTCCACGCAGGCAGACTG GGCATGCATGTGTGACCATGGTTCCAAACTCCGACTCTCCTCCAACTCGCTTGTCACTCTTTGGCGAGTCTATGGTGGAGCAGCAG GCTCTTAGTGAGCAAGAGGACAATGATGATACCTCTTCGGCCACACTAATCCAAAG gaaaatgaaGGCAAAGAATAAGGTGCAGCGCCAAAAGGTCTGTCGCCAGAGATTCAGTAGCCCTGGAAGTCCGTGCATGTCAGCCAGCGCACCAGCACAAACAG CTCTCAATGCCACACTGGCAGTTCAGCGTTTAAGATCTCAACAGAACCAGTCACAAGAAGCCATGGGGGAGCCTTCTTTTCTTGTCTCCCAAGTCCTCAACCCTGAGTTGTCTCCTAGGCAAGCAG GCAGCTGTTGCACCGCCAGGACCAGGAAGCGTGTTTGCAAGACCGTCGAGCTGAACGGCTCCTCTGTTGCCTCTCTCAGCGGGGAGCAGTCCAGTCTGGGCCTGCTGCAGACCTTGTTAGGCCAAGTGGAGGTGGACTTGGATCGTCTGAGTCCAGACGCGGGACCGGCATGGAATCAGAGTCAGCAGACAACACATGGCTTCACTGGCTTCTCCGTGGCTTTGGTCTCCACTCTGGGGcgcctggttcacatcctcaaaAAG CACCAAGATGAATCTGAGAGTGCGGTTGAGGAAAGACGCCGCCTGGAGGAGAAGCTGAGAGAGCAGCGAGGCCTGATTGATGCTCTGTCTGCTGAGAGCATGACTCTGCGAGAAGAGGCCACCTCCCTGCAG CAACGGACAACAGAGCTGGAGAGAAAGTTGGAGTCTGTGGTGTCAACGTCTCAATGTTCTGATGTCATAGCTACAG TTCAGCAGCCTGTTGGTGATCCACCACTCATCTCTCTTTCTCCTGTTGGCCACCGCGACTCCTGGTGTCCACTTCCTG ATACTCATCCTGGGCCATCGCATCAAGACGCCAACGACAAGCTCAGTGCTCAAAGCTCAAGCCTTCCTTCTTCGTTGTCACTACCCTCTGACCCTCTCCTGTCCCTGGAAGCCATGGAGGCTGAGATTGCTAAACTCTGCAGACTTAAGGATGTGATCAAAGCCCAGCTTAGCCAAGCTCGGGCTGGAGGCTTGTTTGACAGCAGTGGAGAGCAGAGGACTTTGAGTTCCATCAGTGCAAGCAGAGTGACACCTCATAGTGTCAGCAATAGGACAACTGAGTCAGCCAGCACTACTCAACACGTCAATCAACAG GTGGCTAGTAACACCCTCAGTGTGCAACAGCGGCTCCTGGAGGTCAACAAGCAAAGTGCAGCAGCCAGGGGTCGACTGTTGGAGCTTATCGAGCAGCAGAAGCAGAATATCTCCACTAAGGTGTCCCCGTCTGACTACCGTATCCCTTCATCGGCCTTCAGCCCACAGCCAGCAG GTGACGCAAGTGCTGACCAATCATTTCTGATGCCTGCTGAGGAGTCACTATCAGGTGCTGACAGACG ACCATCTGCTTGTGAAGTGTATTCTCAGCATTATGAGGAAGCACAGAGGGATGGAAGcacacag GTAGACAAGCGGAGAGTCCAGGAGGGCTGGTTTGCCCTGTCTGCTCATGTACGATGCTAA
- the spice1 gene encoding spindle and centriole-associated protein 1 isoform X1, with protein MSLVRGGGRPQQNKVKKAVVRSKKSNPPKREWLSTVNDLSVHKLSPAELNHRHELRKSHNKAAAQWELREKALQGRLVKQAGSSPAPLDQSSLTILREVFSDKLLLQDVLARSDRAMALVQNLFGDAPRRQTGHACVTMVPNSDSPPTRLSLFGESMVEQQALSEQEDNDDTSSATLIQRKMKAKNKVQRQKVCRQRFSSPGSPCMSASAPAQTALNATLAVQRLRSQQNQSQEAMGEPSFLVSQVLNPELSPRQAGSCCTARTRKRVCKTVELNGSSVASLSGEQSSLGLLQTLLGQVEVDLDRLSPDAGPAWNQSQQTTHGFTGFSVALVSTLGRLVHILKKHQDESESAVEERRRLEEKLREQRGLIDALSAESMTLREEATSLQQRTTELERKLESVVSTSQCSDVIATVQQPVGDPPLISLSPVGHRDSWCPLPDTHPGPSHQDANDKLSAQSSSLPSSLSLPSDPLLSLEAMEAEIAKLCRLKDVIKAQLSQARAGGLFDSSGEQRTLSSISASRVTPHSVSNRTTESASTTQHVNQQVASNTLSVQQRLLEVNKQSAAARGRLLELIEQQKQNISTKVSPSDYRIPSSAFSPQPAGDASADQSFLMPAEESLSGADRRPSACEVYSQHYEEAQRDGSTQVDKRRVQEGWFALSAHVRC; from the exons AATCATCGTCACGAGCTCCGCAAGTCCCACAACAAGGCTGCCGCCCAATGGGAGCTGAGAGAGAAGGCTCTTCAAGGCCGTCTTGTTAAGCAGGCTGGCTCTAGTCCAGCTCCTCTAGACCAAAGCAGTCTCACAATCCTAAGAGAG GTCTTTTCTGACAAGCTGCTGCTCCAAGATGTGCTGGCCCGCTCCGACAGAGCTATGGCTTTGGTCCAAAACCTGTTTGGAGATGCTCCACGCAGGCAGACTG GGCATGCATGTGTGACCATGGTTCCAAACTCCGACTCTCCTCCAACTCGCTTGTCACTCTTTGGCGAGTCTATGGTGGAGCAGCAG GCTCTTAGTGAGCAAGAGGACAATGATGATACCTCTTCGGCCACACTAATCCAAAG gaaaatgaaGGCAAAGAATAAGGTGCAGCGCCAAAAGGTCTGTCGCCAGAGATTCAGTAGCCCTGGAAGTCCGTGCATGTCAGCCAGCGCACCAGCACAAACAG CTCTCAATGCCACACTGGCAGTTCAGCGTTTAAGATCTCAACAGAACCAGTCACAAGAAGCCATGGGGGAGCCTTCTTTTCTTGTCTCCCAAGTCCTCAACCCTGAGTTGTCTCCTAGGCAAGCAG GCAGCTGTTGCACCGCCAGGACCAGGAAGCGTGTTTGCAAGACCGTCGAGCTGAACGGCTCCTCTGTTGCCTCTCTCAGCGGGGAGCAGTCCAGTCTGGGCCTGCTGCAGACCTTGTTAGGCCAAGTGGAGGTGGACTTGGATCGTCTGAGTCCAGACGCGGGACCGGCATGGAATCAGAGTCAGCAGACAACACATGGCTTCACTGGCTTCTCCGTGGCTTTGGTCTCCACTCTGGGGcgcctggttcacatcctcaaaAAG CACCAAGATGAATCTGAGAGTGCGGTTGAGGAAAGACGCCGCCTGGAGGAGAAGCTGAGAGAGCAGCGAGGCCTGATTGATGCTCTGTCTGCTGAGAGCATGACTCTGCGAGAAGAGGCCACCTCCCTGCAG CAACGGACAACAGAGCTGGAGAGAAAGTTGGAGTCTGTGGTGTCAACGTCTCAATGTTCTGATGTCATAGCTACAG TTCAGCAGCCTGTTGGTGATCCACCACTCATCTCTCTTTCTCCTGTTGGCCACCGCGACTCCTGGTGTCCACTTCCTG ATACTCATCCTGGGCCATCGCATCAAGACGCCAACGACAAGCTCAGTGCTCAAAGCTCAAGCCTTCCTTCTTCGTTGTCACTACCCTCTGACCCTCTCCTGTCCCTGGAAGCCATGGAGGCTGAGATTGCTAAACTCTGCAGACTTAAGGATGTGATCAAAGCCCAGCTTAGCCAAGCTCGGGCTGGAGGCTTGTTTGACAGCAGTGGAGAGCAGAGGACTTTGAGTTCCATCAGTGCAAGCAGAGTGACACCTCATAGTGTCAGCAATAGGACAACTGAGTCAGCCAGCACTACTCAACACGTCAATCAACAG GTGGCTAGTAACACCCTCAGTGTGCAACAGCGGCTCCTGGAGGTCAACAAGCAAAGTGCAGCAGCCAGGGGTCGACTGTTGGAGCTTATCGAGCAGCAGAAGCAGAATATCTCCACTAAGGTGTCCCCGTCTGACTACCGTATCCCTTCATCGGCCTTCAGCCCACAGCCAGCAG GTGACGCAAGTGCTGACCAATCATTTCTGATGCCTGCTGAGGAGTCACTATCAGGTGCTGACAGACG ACCATCTGCTTGTGAAGTGTATTCTCAGCATTATGAGGAAGCACAGAGGGATGGAAGcacacag GTAGACAAGCGGAGAGTCCAGGAGGGCTGGTTTGCCCTGTCTGCTCATGTACGATGCTAA
- the spice1 gene encoding spindle and centriole-associated protein 1 isoform X2, with amino-acid sequence MSLVRGGGRPQQNKVKKAVVRSKKSNPPKREWLSTVNDLSVHKLSPAELNHRHELRKSHNKAAAQWELREKALQGRLVKQAGSSPAPLDQSSLTILREVFSDKLLLQDVLARSDRAMALVQNLFGDAPRRQTGHACVTMVPNSDSPPTRLSLFGESMVEQQALSEQEDNDDTSSATLIQRKMKAKNKVQRQKVCRQRFSSPGSPCMSASAPAQTALNATLAVQRLRSQQNQSQEAMGEPSFLVSQVLNPELSPRQAGSCCTARTRKRVCKTVELNGSSVASLSGEQSSLGLLQTLLGQVEVDLDRLSPDAGPAWNQSQQTTHGFTGFSVALVSTLGRLVHILKKHQDESESAVEERRRLEEKLREQRGLIDALSAESMTLREEATSLQQRTTELERKLESVVSTSQCSDVIATVQQPVGDPPLISLSPVGHRDSWCPLPDTHPGPSHQDANDKLSAQSSSLPSSLSLPSDPLLSLEAMEAEIAKLCRLKDVIKAQLSQARAGGLFDSSGEQRTLSSISASRVTPHSVSNRTTESASTTQHVNQQVASNTLSVQQRLLEVNKQSAAARGRLLELIEQQKQNISTKVSPSDYRIPSSAFSPQPAGDASADQSFLMPAEESLSGADRRPSACEVYSQHYEEAQRDGSTQNVRD; translated from the exons AATCATCGTCACGAGCTCCGCAAGTCCCACAACAAGGCTGCCGCCCAATGGGAGCTGAGAGAGAAGGCTCTTCAAGGCCGTCTTGTTAAGCAGGCTGGCTCTAGTCCAGCTCCTCTAGACCAAAGCAGTCTCACAATCCTAAGAGAG GTCTTTTCTGACAAGCTGCTGCTCCAAGATGTGCTGGCCCGCTCCGACAGAGCTATGGCTTTGGTCCAAAACCTGTTTGGAGATGCTCCACGCAGGCAGACTG GGCATGCATGTGTGACCATGGTTCCAAACTCCGACTCTCCTCCAACTCGCTTGTCACTCTTTGGCGAGTCTATGGTGGAGCAGCAG GCTCTTAGTGAGCAAGAGGACAATGATGATACCTCTTCGGCCACACTAATCCAAAG gaaaatgaaGGCAAAGAATAAGGTGCAGCGCCAAAAGGTCTGTCGCCAGAGATTCAGTAGCCCTGGAAGTCCGTGCATGTCAGCCAGCGCACCAGCACAAACAG CTCTCAATGCCACACTGGCAGTTCAGCGTTTAAGATCTCAACAGAACCAGTCACAAGAAGCCATGGGGGAGCCTTCTTTTCTTGTCTCCCAAGTCCTCAACCCTGAGTTGTCTCCTAGGCAAGCAG GCAGCTGTTGCACCGCCAGGACCAGGAAGCGTGTTTGCAAGACCGTCGAGCTGAACGGCTCCTCTGTTGCCTCTCTCAGCGGGGAGCAGTCCAGTCTGGGCCTGCTGCAGACCTTGTTAGGCCAAGTGGAGGTGGACTTGGATCGTCTGAGTCCAGACGCGGGACCGGCATGGAATCAGAGTCAGCAGACAACACATGGCTTCACTGGCTTCTCCGTGGCTTTGGTCTCCACTCTGGGGcgcctggttcacatcctcaaaAAG CACCAAGATGAATCTGAGAGTGCGGTTGAGGAAAGACGCCGCCTGGAGGAGAAGCTGAGAGAGCAGCGAGGCCTGATTGATGCTCTGTCTGCTGAGAGCATGACTCTGCGAGAAGAGGCCACCTCCCTGCAG CAACGGACAACAGAGCTGGAGAGAAAGTTGGAGTCTGTGGTGTCAACGTCTCAATGTTCTGATGTCATAGCTACAG TTCAGCAGCCTGTTGGTGATCCACCACTCATCTCTCTTTCTCCTGTTGGCCACCGCGACTCCTGGTGTCCACTTCCTG ATACTCATCCTGGGCCATCGCATCAAGACGCCAACGACAAGCTCAGTGCTCAAAGCTCAAGCCTTCCTTCTTCGTTGTCACTACCCTCTGACCCTCTCCTGTCCCTGGAAGCCATGGAGGCTGAGATTGCTAAACTCTGCAGACTTAAGGATGTGATCAAAGCCCAGCTTAGCCAAGCTCGGGCTGGAGGCTTGTTTGACAGCAGTGGAGAGCAGAGGACTTTGAGTTCCATCAGTGCAAGCAGAGTGACACCTCATAGTGTCAGCAATAGGACAACTGAGTCAGCCAGCACTACTCAACACGTCAATCAACAG GTGGCTAGTAACACCCTCAGTGTGCAACAGCGGCTCCTGGAGGTCAACAAGCAAAGTGCAGCAGCCAGGGGTCGACTGTTGGAGCTTATCGAGCAGCAGAAGCAGAATATCTCCACTAAGGTGTCCCCGTCTGACTACCGTATCCCTTCATCGGCCTTCAGCCCACAGCCAGCAG GTGACGCAAGTGCTGACCAATCATTTCTGATGCCTGCTGAGGAGTCACTATCAGGTGCTGACAGACG ACCATCTGCTTGTGAAGTGTATTCTCAGCATTATGAGGAAGCACAGAGGGATGGAAGcacacag AATGTCAGAGACTGA